Proteins encoded by one window of Paenibacillus sp. DCT19:
- a CDS encoding extracellular solute-binding protein: MKLFQKRWGRKSSSVLAVVTAFSLLLSACSSGSESASSTGGTGTGDKSTLKVEIFDRGNTPAGYTISDSYLTRFIQEKFGDPNNIDVQFVPVPRSEEVQKLNVLMASGSEVPDIVFTYDSGTFNRYAQQGGLTELTDLIDKNGTNLKKLLGDETLAYGQYDGQQFAVPGKRLVLGKYASYVRQDWLDKLGLPAPQTAEELHATLKAFKEKDPGNMGSSLIPFGMSIASAQYEPLLWSFIEPLSEEQKYTLTQQLGSNDYPTLLPGFKEGLQYMNTLYNEGLMSKDFGLDKDKKKLWEDVSNGKVGFYSEDAGEIYISGTYKNLQTNQSDAVMTPIDAFQNSEGKFAKPAYAPNAMYVMIPKSSQNAENAMKYLDWMASGNNLFDLQFGVENENYELVDGVPLIKDDASPEISGRIYNSGDIAIIVNGKYVGDDKKNEEAYVVQVESKYRDDMRKSVAISNTDTIQPVRFPKPIEAEAKYGNGLRDKFQEFIVKTTIAKPADFEATYDNMMKDYMASGGQAILDERTAAYNEMK, encoded by the coding sequence ATGAAGTTATTTCAAAAACGTTGGGGTAGAAAATCAAGTTCGGTTCTTGCAGTAGTCACAGCATTCTCTCTATTATTATCCGCGTGTTCGTCAGGAAGTGAATCTGCATCATCAACAGGTGGAACAGGCACGGGGGATAAATCAACGTTAAAAGTAGAAATATTTGACCGGGGTAACACACCTGCGGGTTACACAATCTCAGATAGTTATCTAACCCGTTTCATTCAAGAGAAGTTTGGCGATCCGAACAATATTGATGTTCAATTCGTTCCGGTTCCTCGCTCTGAAGAAGTACAGAAGCTTAATGTTCTCATGGCGAGTGGTTCAGAAGTTCCTGATATTGTATTCACGTACGATTCCGGGACATTTAATCGCTACGCTCAACAAGGTGGATTAACCGAGCTTACTGATCTAATTGACAAGAATGGCACGAATCTGAAAAAGCTTCTCGGGGATGAAACGCTGGCTTATGGTCAATACGATGGTCAGCAGTTCGCCGTTCCAGGCAAACGTCTAGTATTAGGTAAATATGCTTCATATGTCCGTCAGGACTGGTTAGACAAATTGGGTTTGCCTGCTCCACAAACGGCAGAAGAATTGCATGCAACGTTGAAGGCATTTAAAGAAAAAGATCCAGGCAATATGGGATCAAGTCTGATTCCATTCGGGATGTCGATTGCCTCTGCGCAATATGAGCCGTTACTCTGGTCTTTCATTGAACCATTGTCCGAAGAGCAGAAGTATACGCTAACGCAACAACTTGGTTCTAATGATTATCCAACCTTGTTACCGGGTTTCAAAGAAGGTCTGCAATATATGAATACACTTTATAACGAAGGATTAATGAGTAAAGACTTCGGACTCGACAAAGACAAGAAGAAACTGTGGGAAGATGTATCGAACGGGAAAGTTGGTTTTTACTCTGAAGATGCAGGGGAAATTTATATCTCTGGTACTTACAAGAACCTGCAAACCAATCAGTCCGATGCTGTAATGACCCCAATCGATGCATTCCAAAACTCAGAAGGTAAATTTGCTAAACCGGCATACGCGCCCAATGCAATGTATGTCATGATTCCAAAATCAAGCCAAAATGCAGAAAATGCGATGAAGTATCTGGATTGGATGGCTTCAGGCAACAATCTGTTTGATCTGCAATTTGGTGTTGAAAATGAAAACTATGAGCTCGTAGACGGTGTACCATTGATCAAAGACGACGCTTCACCAGAAATCTCCGGTCGTATCTACAATTCAGGTGATATTGCCATTATCGTTAACGGAAAGTATGTCGGAGATGACAAGAAAAATGAAGAAGCTTACGTTGTTCAGGTGGAATCGAAGTATCGTGATGATATGCGTAAGTCAGTGGCGATCTCGAATACAGATACGATTCAGCCTGTGCGTTTCCCTAAACCTATTGAAGCCGAAGCAAAGTATGGTAATGGACTAAGAGATAAGTTCCAAGAGTTTATTGTAAAAACAACCATTGCTAAGCCGGCCGATTTCGAAGCGACGTATGACAATATGATGAAGGATTATATGGCAAGTGGTGGTCAGGCTATTCTGGATGAGCG